A single window of Rhodoligotrophos appendicifer DNA harbors:
- the purE gene encoding 5-(carboxyamino)imidazole ribonucleotide mutase, translating into MSDKNPQVAVIMGSQSDWTTMRHATEILEALGVSHEARIISAHRTPHRLYEFAGSAQAKGIKVIIAGAGGAAHLPGMAASMTPLPVFGVPIESKSLHGQDSLLSIVQMPAGIPVGTLAIGRPGAINAALLAASVLALSDPSLAARLAAWRRAQTDAVAEFPVEGA; encoded by the coding sequence ATGAGCGACAAGAATCCCCAGGTTGCGGTCATCATGGGCAGTCAGTCCGACTGGACGACGATGCGGCACGCTACCGAGATATTGGAAGCGCTGGGCGTTTCTCATGAGGCGAGGATCATTTCCGCCCATCGCACACCGCATCGCCTCTATGAATTCGCGGGTTCCGCCCAGGCCAAGGGCATCAAGGTGATCATCGCCGGAGCTGGCGGTGCGGCACATCTGCCGGGCATGGCCGCATCCATGACTCCCTTGCCCGTCTTCGGCGTGCCGATCGAGAGCAAGTCGCTGCACGGGCAGGACAGCCTGCTGTCCATCGTCCAGATGCCGGCCGGCATCCCGGTCGGCACCCTGGCCATCGGCCGGCCGGGGGCAATCAATGCGGCATTGCTCGCGGCGAGCGTCCTGGCCTTGTCGGACCCGTCCCTTGCGGCGCGTCTGGCCGCCTGGCGCCGGGCGCAGACGGATGCGGTGGCCGAGTTTCCTGTCGAGGGAGCCTAA